In a single window of the Caproicibacterium sp. BJN0003 genome:
- a CDS encoding TetR/AcrR family transcriptional regulator, with amino-acid sequence MKDENQKAALLKATIGLLEEAEQPEKVTSRQIASRAGVNLAMINYYYGSKEALTSQAVSRILDVSAGIFQTSGNPSESPKERLRHIFIEICHIVVKYQRYTKLYVPHLLLEDEITLPQLILPEIRDHFGTRRSETECRMIAYEMISFLQLVFYRTDAFMRYTGIDLTKEGTAIELIDWELELFLPDSGKDNG; translated from the coding sequence ATGAAAGATGAAAATCAAAAGGCTGCTTTACTAAAAGCAACAATAGGACTACTGGAAGAAGCTGAACAACCAGAAAAAGTTACATCACGTCAGATAGCTAGCCGGGCAGGAGTAAACCTTGCCATGATCAACTATTATTATGGTTCAAAAGAGGCTCTTACTTCTCAAGCTGTATCTAGAATTTTGGATGTTTCAGCTGGTATCTTTCAGACCTCTGGAAATCCATCGGAATCCCCGAAAGAGCGGTTGAGGCATATCTTCATAGAAATTTGTCATATTGTTGTTAAATACCAGCGCTACACAAAGTTATATGTCCCACATCTGCTTTTGGAAGATGAAATCACTTTGCCACAGCTTATACTTCCGGAAATTAGAGATCACTTTGGTACAAGAAGAAGCGAGACAGAATGCCGAATGATTGCTTATGAGATGATCTCGTTTTTACAACTGGTTTTTTATCGAACGGATGCATTTATGCGATATACCGGAATTGACTTGACAAAAGAAGGTACGGCTATCGAGCTTATTGACTGGGAACTGGAACTCTTTTTGCCGGACAGCGGAAAGGATAATGGATAG
- a CDS encoding MerR family transcriptional regulator produces the protein MKTVKQVSQLTGISVRTLQYYDEIGLFKPTKVTVSGYRLYDAAALEILQQILLFRELHFPLKDIKAIMQDPQYDKNDAFIRQQKLLEAKRDRLNDLLALLNKLIKGEKSISFKEFDMSEYFGLLKGFRNNHEKDIVKIWGSVDKFDQTVDKIKENEERAAKAAIQFYGSIDNYTAAMKKYLNELPKKAQNLNHLISGDYIAKTAELMKKLTLDLRKDVSSNEIQCIVGEWVDLVKEETNGLKNNDWHLLTEGFLLDNALIEANDKMYGKGASNFIGKALKVYWNDLKL, from the coding sequence ATGAAGACTGTAAAGCAAGTATCGCAACTGACTGGAATTAGTGTAAGGACTTTGCAATATTACGATGAAATCGGATTGTTTAAGCCGACTAAAGTAACCGTATCAGGCTACAGATTATACGATGCTGCTGCTTTAGAAATCTTGCAGCAAATATTGCTTTTTAGAGAACTCCACTTTCCATTAAAAGACATCAAAGCAATCATGCAAGACCCACAATATGATAAAAATGATGCCTTTATTCGGCAGCAAAAGCTGCTCGAAGCAAAACGTGACAGATTAAATGACCTTTTGGCTTTGCTGAATAAGCTCATAAAAGGAGAAAAAAGTATAAGCTTCAAAGAATTCGACATGAGTGAGTACTTTGGCTTGCTAAAAGGATTCAGAAACAATCATGAGAAGGATATTGTAAAAATATGGGGCAGCGTGGACAAGTTTGATCAGACAGTAGACAAGATCAAGGAAAATGAAGAAAGAGCGGCAAAAGCTGCTATTCAATTTTACGGAAGCATCGATAATTATACGGCAGCTATGAAAAAGTATCTGAATGAGTTACCGAAAAAAGCTCAAAATTTGAATCATTTAATAAGCGGAGATTATATAGCAAAGACGGCGGAGTTAATGAAAAAACTCACATTAGATTTGAGAAAAGATGTGTCTTCAAATGAAATTCAATGTATTGTGGGGGAATGGGTAGATTTAGTGAAAGAAGAGACAAATGGATTGAAGAATAACGATTGGCATTTATTAACGGAAGGCTTTTTATTGGACAATGCACTCATCGAAGCAAACGATAAGATGTATGGGAAGGGAGCTTCAAATTTTATTGGAAAAGCATTAAAGGTATATTGGAATGATTTGAAGCTTTGA
- a CDS encoding ATP-binding cassette domain-containing protein, whose translation MATKAIVISIYFLFRGTVLSNILYGHENKTRQDVQSLIDSLGLREYIDRMAKGLDTEISQNTSGVSGGQSQIIAFIRALLDDKDIIILDEPIANVDIETCNLIIQILKDKKYDGVSIVIPHQTNKMNFLNKVIKIK comes from the coding sequence TTGGCAACAAAAGCTATTGTGATCTCTATCTATTTTTTGTTTCGTGGGACTGTTCTTAGTAATATTTTGTATGGCCATGAGAATAAGACTCGGCAGGATGTGCAAAGCCTAATTGACAGCCTTGGTTTACGTGAATACATTGATCGAATGGCAAAGGGACTTGATACCGAAATCAGTCAAAACACCTCCGGTGTATCAGGAGGTCAGTCACAGATTATTGCTTTTATCCGTGCGTTGTTGGATGATAAAGATATCATCATTCTGGATGAACCCATTGCGAATGTAGATATTGAAACTTGTAATCTGATCATTCAAATTTTAAAGGATAAAAAATATGATGGTGTATCAATCGTGATTCCCCACCAAACGAATAAAATGAATTTTTTAAATAAAGTTATTAAGATTAAATAA
- a CDS encoding iron-containing alcohol dehydrogenase yields the protein MNNFDYHIPTDVYFGKGQINKLGQRMSSIAKKVLLVYGGGSIKKIGLYNQIMEQLKQAGITVFELAGVEPNPRIQTVKKGVAICKQEGIEGILAAGGGSTIDCAKVVSAGACYDGDPWDLVLDSNKIKKVLPIAAILTLAATGSEMDGFAVISDMDKNEKWGTGNELTKPVFSIMDPQYTFSVSKYQTAAGSSDIMSHTFENYFNNTKGAFLQARIAEGILKTVIKYAPIAVEHPDDYEARANLMWASSLAINGLISYGEGTAWTVHPMEHELSAFYDITHGAGLALLTPYWMEYILSEKTVGKFAEYGVNVWGIDSSKEPMAIAKEAIAKTREFFNMIGMPSHLKELGIDQTHFDIMSEKAANGGLAYGFVPLSKKDVKKIYTMAL from the coding sequence ATGAACAATTTTGATTACCATATTCCAACCGACGTGTATTTTGGAAAAGGCCAAATCAACAAGCTTGGACAGAGGATGTCCTCTATTGCAAAGAAAGTACTTCTCGTCTATGGCGGTGGAAGTATCAAAAAAATAGGCCTGTATAATCAGATCATGGAACAGCTGAAACAAGCAGGAATCACGGTATTTGAACTTGCCGGTGTTGAACCTAATCCACGGATCCAGACCGTAAAAAAAGGAGTTGCAATCTGCAAACAGGAAGGCATTGAAGGCATTCTTGCGGCTGGCGGCGGCAGTACAATAGACTGTGCCAAAGTTGTTTCGGCAGGCGCCTGCTATGATGGGGACCCATGGGATCTCGTCCTAGACAGCAATAAAATCAAAAAAGTGCTTCCTATTGCCGCCATACTTACTCTAGCGGCCACTGGTTCCGAAATGGACGGTTTTGCAGTTATCTCGGATATGGATAAAAACGAAAAATGGGGTACCGGAAATGAATTAACGAAGCCGGTATTTTCAATTATGGACCCGCAGTACACGTTCAGCGTTTCCAAATATCAAACTGCTGCAGGATCTTCCGATATCATGAGTCATACTTTCGAAAACTATTTTAATAACACAAAAGGAGCTTTTCTCCAAGCACGCATCGCAGAAGGTATTCTTAAGACTGTCATAAAATATGCACCGATTGCAGTCGAACATCCTGATGACTATGAAGCTCGCGCAAATCTCATGTGGGCGTCCAGTTTGGCAATTAACGGTCTGATCAGTTATGGAGAAGGCACAGCATGGACTGTACATCCTATGGAGCATGAACTGAGCGCATTCTATGATATAACTCATGGTGCAGGGCTTGCCCTTTTGACTCCGTATTGGATGGAATATATTCTCAGTGAGAAAACTGTCGGCAAGTTTGCGGAATATGGTGTAAATGTGTGGGGGATTGATTCATCCAAAGAACCAATGGCTATCGCAAAGGAAGCTATCGCGAAAACCAGAGAGTTCTTTAACATGATTGGAATGCCTAGCCACCTCAAAGAACTTGGCATTGATCAGACTCACTTTGACATCATGTCTGAAAAGGCTGCCAATGGTGGACTTGCATATGGATTTGTGCCGCTTTCCAAAAAAGACGTTAAAAAAATATACACCATGGCTTTATAA
- a CDS encoding methyltransferase family protein, with product MLKYEEKLHFDKYYNKLQSSSVLHKVISLVCDVAGYIVLYYFIKYIFISLPDFRPWNNFMPWFSLGGVLFSKIDLIYFTYGLILICYGTMKLSKITMENHSVRNEKSNTPERLLVTGYYAKVRHPMYGTFIILQAGFMLSLRSLGGIIIACIIFAFQYVNAAVEEKRLLLPTFGEEYKTYVQNVGRMLLTRFEVVALSLIMLLSAVGFLF from the coding sequence ATGCTAAAATATGAAGAAAAGCTTCATTTTGATAAATACTATAATAAATTGCAATCATCCAGCGTACTTCACAAAGTCATAAGTTTAGTTTGCGATGTTGCAGGATATATTGTACTTTATTATTTTATCAAATATATTTTCATCTCTTTACCAGATTTTCGTCCATGGAACAACTTTATGCCCTGGTTTTCTTTGGGCGGAGTATTATTTTCAAAAATTGATTTGATCTATTTTACATACGGACTGATTCTTATCTGTTATGGCACCATGAAGCTTTCAAAAATAACGATGGAGAATCATAGCGTAAGAAACGAAAAAAGTAATACCCCAGAAAGACTACTGGTAACCGGATATTATGCAAAAGTTCGTCATCCGATGTATGGGACTTTCATAATACTGCAAGCTGGTTTTATGCTTTCTCTGCGCTCTTTAGGCGGAATAATCATTGCATGCATTATTTTTGCCTTTCAATATGTGAATGCGGCTGTCGAAGAAAAGAGACTGCTCCTTCCCACTTTTGGTGAAGAATATAAAACTTATGTTCAGAATGTTGGGCGTATGCTTTTAACAAGGTTTGAAGTTGTAGCTCTTTCTTTAATTATGTTACTTAGTGCTGTTGGCTTCCTATTTTGA
- a CDS encoding DUF3788 family protein — translation MYERLLDKNVSPSEDFIKKYLGTESYHNLLELEKYLNAHYDLKKEIKFPFGNSYGWGYKYSHKSSHLCYAFFESGAFTITLQLGDSCVAAVNKILPDLSAKANELWKNRYHCGKQGGWIHYRVISPDELSDIFSLIAAKKKAAK, via the coding sequence ATGTATGAACGATTATTAGATAAAAATGTTTCCCCTTCTGAAGATTTTATCAAAAAGTATCTTGGAACAGAAAGCTATCATAATTTACTGGAACTTGAAAAATATCTTAATGCCCATTATGATTTAAAAAAAGAAATAAAATTTCCTTTTGGCAATAGCTATGGTTGGGGCTACAAATATAGTCACAAATCGAGCCATTTATGTTATGCTTTTTTTGAATCGGGAGCATTTACAATAACATTGCAACTTGGTGATTCCTGCGTCGCGGCTGTAAACAAGATACTGCCTGATTTATCAGCAAAGGCAAATGAGTTATGGAAAAATCGCTATCATTGCGGTAAACAGGGTGGCTGGATTCATTACAGAGTTATTAGTCCCGATGAACTAAGCGATATTTTTTCCTTGATTGCGGCAAAGAAGAAAGCAGCCAAGTAA
- a CDS encoding DsrE family protein, which produces MENANRLNILWTNADILTSDKMVMMYATNSILEHWWDAVTVIIWGATAKLVAENEFIQNKIKIAQNVGVHFSACKACAEQLGVYDKLVDLGIDVLYWGEGLTNILKNEEKLITI; this is translated from the coding sequence TTGGAAAATGCAAATCGACTTAATATTCTCTGGACAAACGCAGATATTCTGACCTCTGACAAAATGGTAATGATGTATGCGACAAACAGTATATTGGAACATTGGTGGGACGCAGTAACCGTCATTATCTGGGGTGCTACTGCTAAGTTAGTTGCAGAAAATGAGTTTATTCAGAACAAAATCAAAATTGCCCAAAATGTAGGTGTACATTTTTCAGCATGTAAGGCATGTGCAGAACAATTAGGGGTATATGATAAACTTGTTGATCTTGGCATAGATGTCCTCTATTGGGGCGAGGGATTGACGAATATTCTTAAGAATGAAGAAAAATTGATTACAATTTAA
- a CDS encoding alpha/beta fold hydrolase, producing MEHKSIHSENGDVHYWIQRNKDSAARCIVFTHGVTADHTMFEKQIDYFERKYTIITWDIPLHGLSRPYQDFTYRQTAIELKAILDKEKIDTAILVGMSLGGYPCQMFATLFPDMVAGFVALDTTPFGLAYYSKTDLWWLKRVKPIAKLFPGNVLRKSMAKSVSKTKYSYEKMMEILKSSTKEQIIEQMDIAYGKFPTENRDVNFSFPVLILLGENDHTGKVKQYCQAWAAKTGYPMHIIKNAKHFSNGDNCNQVNAEIETFINSL from the coding sequence TTGGAACATAAAAGCATTCATTCTGAGAATGGAGATGTACACTACTGGATTCAGAGGAATAAAGACAGTGCTGCAAGATGTATTGTCTTTACACATGGTGTAACTGCCGACCATACCATGTTTGAAAAGCAGATTGATTATTTTGAACGCAAATATACGATAATTACATGGGATATTCCTTTACATGGATTGTCACGGCCATATCAAGATTTTACATATCGGCAAACTGCGATAGAGTTAAAAGCCATACTGGATAAAGAGAAAATTGACACCGCGATTCTGGTTGGAATGTCTTTGGGCGGATATCCATGTCAGATGTTTGCTACTTTGTTTCCAGACATGGTAGCAGGGTTTGTTGCACTGGATACAACCCCTTTTGGACTTGCGTACTACTCAAAAACCGATTTGTGGTGGTTAAAACGAGTTAAACCAATAGCAAAATTGTTTCCCGGTAATGTACTGCGCAAAAGTATGGCCAAATCAGTCTCAAAAACAAAATATTCGTATGAAAAGATGATGGAAATACTAAAATCATCTACAAAAGAACAGATCATTGAACAGATGGATATTGCTTATGGAAAATTTCCTACTGAAAACAGAGATGTGAATTTTTCCTTTCCTGTGTTGATATTGCTGGGTGAAAACGATCATACCGGAAAAGTAAAGCAATACTGTCAGGCGTGGGCAGCCAAAACCGGGTATCCGATGCATATTATCAAAAATGCCAAACATTTTTCAAATGGTGATAACTGCAACCAAGTCAATGCGGAAATCGAAACCTTCATTAACTCATTATAA
- a CDS encoding TetR/AcrR family transcriptional regulator — protein MRKEKMTARKIQAAESKQKIFKCADELFRKYGFEDVTVDDIMEKAGMSKGAFYVHFSSKDALLTSYISEYVNQADMSYETILKSSSDDTAVSDILLKIVTQIADNITENVGYDRIKIAYRIQLEKTVDTDMLLNHDRQIYRTFSALIGRGMQKGEFRTNIPAEIVADHLIMAMRGATYEWCIRYPDFNLKSHLLQHFQILLCGIKKR, from the coding sequence ATGCGAAAAGAAAAGATGACCGCCCGAAAAATTCAGGCAGCTGAATCTAAACAGAAAATATTCAAATGCGCCGACGAGCTTTTTCGCAAATATGGCTTTGAGGATGTGACCGTAGATGACATCATGGAAAAGGCAGGCATGTCAAAAGGGGCATTTTATGTTCATTTTTCTTCTAAAGACGCGTTGCTGACCTCCTATATTTCAGAATATGTCAATCAAGCAGACATGAGTTATGAAACAATCTTAAAATCTTCTTCCGATGATACTGCGGTCTCGGATATTTTACTTAAAATTGTTACGCAAATTGCCGACAATATTACGGAAAATGTCGGGTATGACCGAATCAAGATTGCCTATCGCATTCAGTTGGAAAAAACGGTCGATACCGATATGCTGCTCAACCATGATCGACAGATTTACCGAACGTTTAGCGCTCTAATTGGACGAGGAATGCAGAAGGGAGAATTCAGAACGAACATACCCGCAGAAATCGTTGCCGATCATCTGATCATGGCCATGCGGGGAGCCACTTATGAATGGTGCATCCGGTATCCTGATTTCAATTTAAAAAGTCATTTGCTCCAACATTTTCAAATACTTCTGTGCGGAATTAAAAAAAGGTAG
- a CDS encoding DUF6143 family protein, whose protein sequence is MFNFSSCKPACAMSLYKSIQGKYFVGGSREEFGDGKYAWAGLFNPKNSGVLLFVNVFTVTNVSEIPFSIQVWLNAITAGTAKLTNMQSPSNTALCPPPKPKVGFLYAENVDTEPLAGMPIYGRRCPAETTIVAEEDGKFICPPGGNFLVNCIPPETNSEKILGSVAFGWWEEPC, encoded by the coding sequence ATGTTTAACTTTTCATCTTGTAAGCCAGCATGTGCGATGTCATTATACAAATCCATTCAGGGCAAGTATTTTGTCGGTGGTAGCCGTGAAGAATTCGGCGACGGTAAGTATGCTTGGGCAGGACTTTTTAACCCAAAGAATTCCGGGGTTTTACTTTTTGTCAATGTCTTTACTGTTACCAATGTCAGTGAGATTCCTTTTTCCATTCAGGTTTGGTTAAATGCGATAACTGCTGGAACGGCAAAGCTAACAAATATGCAAAGTCCGTCTAATACGGCATTATGTCCGCCGCCAAAACCCAAAGTTGGTTTTCTGTATGCGGAAAACGTTGATACGGAGCCTTTAGCCGGAATGCCTATATACGGACGCCGTTGTCCTGCTGAAACAACGATTGTGGCTGAGGAAGACGGAAAGTTTATCTGTCCTCCAGGCGGTAATTTTTTAGTAAACTGTATCCCGCCAGAAACGAACAGCGAAAAAATTCTTGGAAGTGTTGCATTTGGTTGGTGGGAAGAACCCTGTTAA
- a CDS encoding flavodoxin family protein, whose amino-acid sequence MKITVINGTPQKGVTYHMKEMFLDHLRDGNEITEFYPEDIPPFCVGCKTCFLRGEQLCPHTAKTMPIWEAMLKSDLLVFAYPVYALRAPASIKSLLDHLCVHWMVHRPDTQMFSKTAVILTNSVGAPNGSAQKDVKTSLSWMGVSNVYTCGAGMMGDVIWDKISDEHVKMLERKTAKMYEKIRDLKPQRMKLRERAKFFVCKQIHKMALKSENTPSLDNQHYIDHGWIKAK is encoded by the coding sequence ATGAAAATCACAGTCATAAATGGTACGCCGCAAAAAGGTGTTACATATCACATGAAGGAAATGTTTCTTGACCATCTAAGGGACGGAAATGAGATTACAGAGTTCTATCCTGAAGACATACCGCCCTTCTGCGTCGGATGTAAGACTTGTTTTCTTCGGGGAGAGCAACTATGCCCGCACACAGCGAAAACGATGCCAATCTGGGAAGCTATGCTGAAATCCGATCTATTGGTGTTTGCCTATCCTGTATATGCACTTAGAGCTCCAGCATCGATTAAATCACTGCTGGATCATCTCTGTGTCCATTGGATGGTTCACAGACCCGACACTCAAATGTTTTCCAAGACGGCGGTAATTCTCACAAACAGCGTTGGCGCTCCCAATGGCTCAGCGCAAAAGGATGTCAAGACGAGTCTTTCATGGATGGGCGTCTCCAACGTTTACACTTGCGGAGCCGGTATGATGGGCGATGTTATATGGGACAAAATTTCGGATGAACACGTCAAAATGCTGGAAAGAAAAACAGCCAAGATGTATGAAAAGATTAGGGACCTGAAGCCACAGCGTATGAAGTTACGAGAACGGGCTAAATTTTTCGTCTGCAAACAGATCCACAAAATGGCACTCAAAAGTGAAAATACGCCAAGCCTTGACAATCAGCATTATATAGATCACGGATGGATAAAAGCAAAGTAA
- a CDS encoding helix-turn-helix domain-containing protein produces the protein MEVNQIIAQNLKKLRLERNFSLGQLAELSQVSKVMLSQIEKGDTNPTINTIWKIANGLKVPYTALLQQREDDTIIVKKSEIAMQTGDDKHYRIFCYYPNNPQRNFELFQIELDAGYSYTSIGHSEKSQEYIMVLEGNLQLTVNNKTYDLHPDDTICFTASAKHIYTSGGAEELKAVIINFYPVT, from the coding sequence ATGGAAGTCAATCAAATAATTGCCCAAAATTTGAAAAAACTGCGATTGGAACGAAATTTCAGTTTGGGACAGCTTGCCGAACTCTCCCAAGTGAGTAAGGTGATGCTGTCCCAAATTGAAAAAGGGGATACTAATCCAACAATAAATACCATCTGGAAAATTGCAAATGGTCTGAAAGTTCCATATACTGCGCTTCTCCAGCAACGGGAAGATGACACTATTATTGTGAAAAAATCAGAGATTGCTATGCAAACGGGAGATGATAAACATTATAGGATATTCTGTTATTATCCCAATAACCCTCAGCGAAATTTCGAGCTTTTTCAAATTGAACTTGATGCAGGTTACAGCTATACATCAATAGGACACTCGGAAAAAAGCCAAGAATATATTATGGTTTTGGAAGGAAATTTACAACTTACCGTGAATAATAAAACTTATGATCTTCATCCAGATGACACAATATGTTTTACTGCATCAGCGAAACATATCTATACCTCTGGTGGAGCTGAAGAACTAAAAGCCGTAATTATAAATTTTTATCCTGTTACGTAA
- a CDS encoding AzlC family ABC transporter permease, with protein MEKSKRKSFQKAFISAFPHTVPVLTGFLMLGIAYGVLMQTKGYGTLWAVLMSAIAYCGSMQFVAITLLTVAFNPFQAFMLSLMVNARQLFYGISMLDKYKGLGKAKCFLIYTLCDETFSISSSITLPDGVNRKYFYLSISLLNYSYWVLGTALGGIVGNFITFNTNGLDFVLTALFVVLFLEQMKKKENRISGFIGLAGTIIGLSLFGANNLVIPSMLIILAILLAGRKKICC; from the coding sequence ATGGAAAAAAGCAAAAGAAAATCTTTTCAAAAGGCGTTTATATCGGCCTTTCCACATACAGTTCCCGTCTTAACAGGTTTTTTGATGTTAGGCATAGCCTACGGTGTTCTGATGCAAACAAAAGGTTACGGAACATTATGGGCAGTCCTAATGAGTGCAATCGCCTATTGCGGAAGTATGCAATTTGTTGCAATTACCCTTCTAACAGTCGCCTTTAACCCCTTTCAGGCATTTATGCTTAGTCTGATGGTCAATGCAAGACAATTATTTTATGGGATTTCGATGTTGGACAAATATAAAGGTCTGGGAAAAGCAAAATGTTTTCTGATCTATACTCTTTGCGATGAAACTTTTTCAATTTCTTCCAGTATAACATTGCCCGACGGAGTGAATCGAAAATATTTCTACCTGTCCATTTCACTTCTAAATTACAGTTATTGGGTACTTGGAACTGCCTTGGGCGGAATTGTGGGAAACTTTATCACCTTTAATACAAACGGTCTTGATTTCGTTTTAACCGCCTTATTCGTTGTTCTTTTTCTGGAACAAATGAAAAAGAAGGAAAACCGAATTTCCGGTTTCATTGGCCTTGCAGGAACAATCATTGGTTTAAGTCTATTTGGGGCTAATAATCTTGTAATACCATCTATGCTGATTATTCTGGCTATCCTGCTGGCAGGGAGGAAAAAGATATGTTGTTAA
- a CDS encoding branched-chain amino acid transporter permease yields the protein MLLTSTQTFLMIIATALGAIVTRFTPFLLFPEMKEPPKVITYLGKILPPAMMGLLVIYCLRNVSVQDSAHGIPELISILAIIALQKWKSNALLSIGVGTALYMFFVQVVFH from the coding sequence ATGTTGTTAACATCAACACAGACGTTTTTGATGATTATAGCGACTGCCTTGGGAGCGATTGTGACAAGGTTTACCCCATTTCTGCTATTCCCCGAAATGAAAGAGCCGCCCAAAGTGATTACATATTTAGGAAAAATTCTTCCGCCTGCTATGATGGGTCTCCTGGTCATCTATTGTTTAAGAAATGTTTCAGTACAAGATTCAGCGCACGGGATTCCGGAACTGATTTCAATTCTGGCTATTATAGCTCTGCAAAAATGGAAAAGCAATGCACTGTTAAGTATCGGAGTCGGAACCGCTCTATATATGTTCTTTGTACAAGTGGTATTTCATTAA